The DNA window CCCATAGGGGATCGGTCCCCCAAGAAATGGGCAGTGGATGGGCTGCAGTGGGGCTTGCCCTACTGCAAAGGCATTGCCAGCTCCATCCGGGAGGGCACAGGTTTGGGCAGCCCAAGAGGGCtgtggggggagcaggggagcCTGATCCATCCCTGCTGACCCCTTGCATTTCCTCCTCCCATAGATGATAGAGAAGCTGTTCCCCTGTGTGATCCTGACACCGCTGGACTGCTTCTGGGAAGGCTCCAAGCTGCAGGGAGGCTCAGCCTACCTCCCGTGAGTTCGGGGAGCTGTTGCAGTGTGTGTGGGGCCACgggtgggagcaggggctggaggggctgccAAGAGGCTGTGCCTTTCCTCCCCATGCAGCCTGGCACTGctgcccccaggtccctcagtgctgctgcttgtccTGCTCGACCCCTGTATGGTCCCACCACCATCGCTCATCCTGTTGGGTCAAGACCCCGGGGACAGGTCCCTGTCCTCATCTGCCTGGCTTTGGTGGCATAGGCAGGGCTCCACcgctgtggggcaggagggctgcagcCCATGGGCAAGATCTGCCCTTACCTGCCGTGCCATGTGTTTGCACcagccagggatggggacacagggacagagGCCATGCTGCAGGCAGGTCCCTGGGGGCTGCTCCCCCCCCAGCACTTTGTGGGAGCCACGATGACGAGGAGGCACCCACACTCCTGAGCTGTGCCCAGGGACACAGAGTCgctggggtgggtggtgggtgACTCCCGGTAAGCTCCCCACAACGTGGTGTTGGGGCTGGGGACCCcgggctgggcggggggagccccCCCCCACATTCCTTCTGTTTACGCGTGTGTTTGTCCGGGAGAGCCAGGCGGCTTGTGCATTGTCAGCAAACGCAGCCCCACGCTTTCTCATGCTAATGCTGCTCTGAAAGCTGCCCCTTGCCAAACAGATGAAATAGTGGCCTTATTCAGGCTGCTGCCGGGactggaggagggggaagggaccACAGTACCCCCAGCCAGGACTGAGGGACCAGCTTTGCCCCCCCAAAACCTCAGGttctccccatcccagcctggggatcagctgggagcaggagtGAGTGGGGCCGGGATGGTCATGCTGAGCGGGATGCTGGTGGCATTGTCCACCAGCGTGGGCAACATCCTGGTGCTGCGGTACATGGCAGGCAGGGTGGCACCCACAGCGGTAGTGGGACCCATCTCTCCTCACAGCCGGGTGAGCGGGTGCCCAGGCGGGCACCCCGGCTGAGCATCAGCCAGCCCATGGGGACTTGTCCCCCTTTTTAACGCCAAGGGGTGAGCGGGGCGGGAGCTGGGAGAACAAAGAGCAGCAATCTATGGAAAGACAAAAGGATTTGCCCTGGCTCAGTGAAGCAAGCGAAAGCAGATAAAAGGGGCTCTctttggaagcagcagcagctccggTTGGTATGTGGGAATCTCAAGTGGCCGGCTCTGGCCCAGCCAGCCTTCATGAATTATTAGGCTGTGTTTCTCCCCAGAGCCCACACTCACTTggagctttttcttcccctctttggAGTGCTGGGCTGGGTTATTGGCTTTTTGTGTGTcctttctctcttaaaaaagaaactgagcGAGGCTGGGAGCTGGCCCCCGGCACACCGGGCTGGGATGGAGGAGCAGAGCATCTGCAGGCAATGGAAAAACCCCTTTTCTCAGGTACCCAAGTCCCATGGGGTCCTGCTGGACCTCCAAGGACCTGGTCTGTGCCTAGCTCCCAGCACCATCCTGAGCCCCCAGAACCTTTTCTGAGCCCCAAAGGCTCCAGCTTGGAGGAGCTTCCTTCCAGGAAGGGCTAGAGGGGATGCTGGGAGCCCTTGCCTGCCTGTTCCCCTCTATCAAGATGTTAGCCCGCGGGCAGTAATCAGCCTGACTGCTTGCACAAAGCGGGGCCAGGCGGTGGGGCCAGCTCCCCCCGCTTTGTCCCAGCCTAACAGGATCAGGCACGCTACTTGACTCAGGGCATggcctgctgtgctgcacagggcATGGGGGACGCCGCAGGCGGCCCCAGGAGGGGGTAGGGGATGCGCTGGGGACTGATGCTGCTCCTCTGTATCCTTGCACCCTGCCTTTGAGGACATCCCTGGGTCCTGCAGGCATGGCCCCATGCATGGGATAGggtggcagtggtggtggtggtaccGCATGTGGGTTTCAACATCCCCCATCACCCCGGTGCCTCTCTCTCCCTAGGGGCCGCCCGGATATCCAGTGGAGCAACCTGGACCCTCTGCAGCTGatggaggagctggggcagTTTACATCCCTGGAAGGCTTTAAAGAGCTGCTGGATAAGGCAGAGGTGGGGCAGGCTTACATGGAGCGGCCCTGCCTGGACCCCCGGGACCCGCAGTgcccccccagcgcccccaaCAAACAAAGCCAGCAGGTGGGTCACAGCATGTGGGGACCAGGAGGGGTGTAGGGGcttgctgctctcctgcctgccctgcggTCCCACATCCCTGAtgcctcccctctgcctgcagagccccGACATCCCAGCCGAGCTCTCAGGAGGCTGCCATGGATTCTCCAGGAAGTTCATGCGCTGGCAGGAGGAGCTGATTTTAGGTGGCACGACCAAAGACTCCCAGGGCAAGCTGCTACGGTAAGAGGCACTGCAATGCCGGCATCCCCAGGCGTGGTGTAGGGCCTAGCCATGGTACTCACTCCTGGGACAGTTTGGGGTAGGGTCCCCTCATCCTCATCCAGTGCCCATGGGAACCCACCCTGGCTGCaagaggggctgtggggctgtCTGGGAGAGTGTGTGAGGCTGGCGAGTGTATGGAGCTGGCAAGCAGGCAGTGCTTTGGAGCAAGGAGAGGGAACAGGGGACAGGATGCCTGGATCCTCTCCCGGGTGTCCGTGGAGGGGCTGGGAGCCGTGGGGTGGGGGACGGACCCATTCCCGCATCCTGGGGCGCTGCAGCCAGTCCCAGCGAGGTGCGTGCCTGTCCCCCAGCGCCGAGGCCCTGCAGACCATGTTCCTCCTCATGAGCCCCCGGCAGCTCTTTGAGCACTTCAAGGATGACTACGAGATCCATGACATCAGCTGGAGTGAGGAGAAGGCGGGTGCCatcctggaggcctggcagaggAAATTCGTGGAGGTGGGCACTGGGGACAGCCCCCACATGGGGCTGGCCAGGGGCGCGCCTGTGTGCGGCATCCCCCTGTTTTCCTGTGGCCATGGGTCCTGGCACCGCTCTTTTGTAGTTAGGTGGGTCCTTAAGGACCCTCAGTGGCGATGCTGACACCCTGGGTGGCTCTGGGGGGGATGTACTGGGGAGTGGTGGGGTTCTGGCTCCTCTAATGGGGTGTGCTTCTGGTAGCTGGCACAGGACTCCATCCCGCCCAACGCCACGCAGAGCGTCCATGCTTTCTCCACCACCACGCTCAATGACATCATGAAGTCCTTCTCTGACGTCAGTGCCATCCGGGTGGCCGGGGGCTACCTTCTCATGGTGTGTGTGCCCCCTCTCTCTGTCCCCTACCATCCCTCCCTCACCCCCTGTCCCTGCTAACCCACTCTGCTCTTCCAGCTGGCCTATGCCTGCATCACCATGCTGCGGTGGGACTGCTCCAAGTCCCAAGGGGCCGTGGGCCTGGCCGGGGTCCTGCTTGTGGCTCTCTCCGTGGCCTCTGGCCTGGGGCTTTGCTCACTGCTGGGCATCTCCTTCAACGCTGCCACCACGCAGGTATGTGCTGGGGGAAGGGCCAGCTACCGTGGTGCTGGTGGGACCCTGGGGGCTGTGGCATGGTCAGGCGGCCAGGTCCCCTCCTGGGCAGTGGCTGTGTCCCCCCACTGACACTGGCTGCTCTCCATCAGGTCCTGCCCTTCCTGGCCCTCGGCATTGGTGTGGACGACATGTTCCTCTTGGCTCACGCCTTCACTGAGATGAGCCAGCACATCCCCTTCAAGGTGAGCACCGAGCCCTGCCTAGGGGATGCCTggtcccctcctgcctccctgcagcccctctcaTCACCCCCTCCCTCTGTCCCTGCAGGAGCGGACGGGCGAGTGCCTGAAGCGCACAGGGACCAGCGTGGCTCTCACCTCTGTCAGCAACATGATCGCCTTCTTCATGGCAGCCCtggtccccatccctgccctgcgTGCCTTCTCCCTCCAGGTTTGGCTGGGGTCCCTCTCAGGGccggggggtgggaagggatgCCCAGACCCAGATCTGACATGTCCCCCTGCGTGCAGGCTGCGGTGGTTGTGGTGTTCAACTTTGCCATGGTGCTATTCGTCTTCCCTGCCATCCTGAGCCTGGACCTGCACCGCCGTGAGAAACGCCGGCTCGAcatcctctgctgcttctacaGGTACCAGcgctgggctggctgggagggcaCTGACCCTGTGGGTCCCCACCAGAAACATGGGgtggctctgctcctctcccgcaacatcttttcctccttccctttctccttctttcctctctccctgcagcccttgcTCCTCGCGGGTCATCCAGATCCAACCCCAGGAGCTTGCAGATGCCAATGACAACCACGCCTGCCACCCCTCCCCTTACGGGCACCCCGGTGTGGCCACCAGTACCCAGATCACCACCACCGTGCAAGCCTTCACCCGGTGCGACCCCTCGGGCCACCATGTCGTCACCGTCCTGCCGCCCACCTCCCAGGTGTGCACCTCACCCGCTGTCCTCCTGCCCCCCACTGACCCCCTGGGCTCGCAGGTCTTCGCCCCGTCCAGCTCCACCCGGGACCTGCTGGCCCAGCTGGATGAGGCCAAGAGCGGGCGGGAGTGCGTCCCCCTGCCCTTCTGCCGATGGAGCCTCGCCGACTTTGCCCGGGACAAGTACGCCCCACTCCTCCTGCGGACCCGGACCAAGGTGAGGTGGAGACGGCCCTGGTGGTGCCACCCAAGGTGGGTGGGTGGCACAGGACCCTGTCTGACCCCCTGCTGTCCCCGCAGGTGGTGGTGGCGGTGTTGTTCCTGGCGCTGCTGGGCCTGAGCCTCTATGGCACCACCATGGTGCATGACGGGCTCTACCTGACGGACATCGTGCCACGGGACACCAAGGCGCATGCCTTCATCTCGGCCCAGTTCAAGTACTTCTCCTTCTACAACATGTTCATCGTCACCAAGGGTGGCTTCCACTACCCAGGTGCCCAAGCCGCACTGCTCAGCCTGCACCAGGCCTTCAGCACAGTCAAGTACGTGGTGCGGGAGGGCAACCGCGACCTGCCCAAGATGTGGCTCCACTACTTCCAGGACTGGCTGCGAGGTGAGGGACATTCCCCCTCTCCATGCCCTCCCAAACCTGTACCCTCCCTGCTGGCCTGGGAATGCCTTCCTTGGTGTGTGGCACCCCAGGAGGGTGGTCCCTTGATGCCCAGCAATGCCAAGCTGAGCCCTGGGGTTTCTGTGTGGCCATCCTGCTGGCACAGAGCTTCCAAGGGGTGCACGGGATGCTGTGCAGGGTGGCGTGCCCCAGGGGATGCTCACCCCTCATGCTGTGTACCCAGGGCTCCAGGCCACCTTTGACAGGGACTGGCAAGCCGGGCGGATCACCCATGACAGCTACCGCAACGGCTCCGAGGACGGGGCGCTGGCGTACAAGCTCCTAATCCAGACTGGTAACAAGAAGGAGCCCTTCAACTTCAATCAGGTGTGTGGTGACAGGGCTGGGGTGACCAGGCTGGGGATGACgctgtgcccactgccctgctCATGCCCATGCCTGCGCTCTCCCTGTAGCTGACCACGCGGCGGCTGGTGGATGAGAATGGCATCATCCCCCCTGACACGTTTTACATCTGCCTGACGGTGTGGGCCAGCAACGACCCCCTGGGCTTCGCTGCCTCCCAGGCCAACTTCTACCCCCCGCCACCCGAGTGGATCCATGACAAGTATGACACCACGGGCGAGAACCTGCGAAGTGAGTGAGCGCGGTGGGCTCTCCGTGGCCCCCTCCTGTTCCCTGGCATCCCCCTGCAGGGgaccctgctccctgcagccttcctgcCCCACAAGCATCCCCCCAAAGAGAAACCCCTGTATCCCTCATCCCATCGGCATCCTCCAGTAGAGAAATTGCCCTGCTTCCCTATGCCCCACGCTtgtccccctgcaccccacaccCTGAGCATCCTGCTGCACACTCCCCCTTcaccctcctgctgcagcaacaccaccctgctccagcccaCGAGCATCTCAACTCAAAGAAGCCCCTCCACTCTGTTCTTCCTCTGCCCCACAAGCATTCCCTTCCTCCCACAAGCATCTTGCCAACAGAGGAACCCCCTCCTCCTTGCCCCAAGTCTAGTCCCGAcacaccccccagccccatggtACCCAGCCAGGCATTGGGCTGCCTGGGCTGCCCTCAGGCTGGTGTGATTGGGGTGCCCCCATGCTGCCTGCAGTCCTGTGCTGCCTGTACCCCCATACTGCCCGCACTCTCCTCCCCAGTCCCAGCAGCCCAGCCGCTGGAGTTCGCCCAGTTCCCCTTCTACCTGAGTGGGCTGCGTCGCACAGCTGACTTCGTGGAGGCAATTGAGAGCGTGCGAGCCATCTGCCGGGAGGCTGCCCAGCGCCATGGCGTGCTGAGCTACCCCAGCGGCTACCCCTTCCTCTTCTGGGAGCAGTACATTGGCCTGCGCCACTGGTTCCTTCTGGCCATCAGCATCCTGCTGGCCTGCACCTTCCTCGTCTGcgccctgctgctgctcaacCCCTGGACGGCCGGCATCATCGTGAGTACGCACCCTGATGCATGGGAACTGGGGGATGACAGGCCATGCTGCCCTCCTGAtgggtggggacagggacacctgCTCTCATCCTTCTGGGTGGCCCTGGGTACCTGCTTCATGGGGATGGGGCAGTGGGGTGGCCAGGGGCACCCTGGGTGGTAGGGACACCCATATGGAGGTGGCAGTGGGTGGGGGACACCCGTATGGAGAGATCAGGGACACCTCTTATGAAGGGAACATATGTAGTGAGCAGGTGTTTGGAGACATCCATGCAGAGGAGATCGAGGGCCACCCCCAACAGATGGGACAGAGTGACACCCCGAATAGGGGGGAAAGAGGCAATAGGGTGAGGCTGCCCTATATGGAGGGGTAGGATTGAGCATGCCAAGtggaggggcagaggggacaGCTGGGCAGAGCCACCCGTCACtgaccccaccacccccaggtcTCCATCCTGGCCATGATGGCAGTGGAGCTGTTTGGCATCATGGGGCTGATGGGCATCAAGCTGAGTGCCATCCCCGTGGTCATCCTCATCGCCTCAGTGGGCATCGGTGTGGAGTTCACCGTCCACGTGGCCCTGGTGAGTGCAGGCAGACCACTGCCTGGCCACGGGGCACCACAGTTCCCACTCCCCAGCATCCTCACCCCCTTGGCCATGTGCCATTGGGTGGCCATGTCACAGGTGGCACACAGGGATGAGCCCTGCGTGACATCCCCACCCCATACAGGGCTTCCTGACAGCTGCGGGGAGCAGGAATGTGCGCTCGGCCGCAGCGCTGGAGCACACCTTTGCCCCGGTGATGGACGGTGCCGTCTCCACCCTCCTGGGGGTCCTCATGTTGGCGGGCTCCGAGTTTGACTTCATCATGAGGTGAGCACCAGCGAGGGGTAaaccagctgcctgcagctccctggaaGCTTTGGCAATCAGGGCTGGTGAGCATGGCAGTCCCCCCTGGCTGGTGGTGGGGATGTGGGGCAGCTGGCAAGGATGTGTCTTTCTGGGGGCACCCACCCCATCTTGTATGGAGGCTGGGGAGATGTCGGGGAGCTTGGGTGTGTGGTATGGGATGGTATGGGGTTCATAGGGGCTGTGCCCACTTAACCTGCTCTACCTGCGGCTCCCACAGGTACTTCTTTGCAGTGCTCACCAtcctgacactgctggggctccTCAAcgggctggtgctgctgcccgTCCTGCTCTCTGTCATCGGGCCACCACCTGAGGTACAAGACCCCCCCGTCCTGCCTCTCCCTgtgcctcccccaccccacacccaTTACTTTTCATCCCCCATTGCCCCTCACCCTGTCCCCCCTTCACTCTATACCCATCTTTGCCTTGCCCAGTCCCAAACTCTCCCTGTACCTGTCCCTCATGCTGTACCATCCCTGCTTTATCCCACCCTTTCTCTGCCCCATATCCAACCTGACCCATACCTACATGACCCCACTCCTGCCTCACCCCACACTGGACTCCCCCCACCACTCCCTGACCCATTtgaccccatccctgcctcaCCTCCTATCTCCCTCACCCCACACAGCCCTTGCCCCATCCTTGCATCACCCCATACCTGCTGCCACACCCTGCTCCTCCACCCCTGCATGTCCCCCAGTCCCTCTAACACCACCCCATCTCTCCCCAGGCATCCCCGGTGGATAATGGACCCCGCCTGCCCCCTCCAGAGCCGGTGCCCCCATGCCTGGGCCCTGGTGGGCTGTATGTCCGGCGTGCCCCAGCCTGGCCTGCCACCTTCCCTGACCCCTCAGACACGGAGTGCTACATGGAGGGTGTGGGGCCAGGAAGCCCGCGGGGACCCTTCATtgtgccccctgccccagcacacaTTCTGCTAGAGGCCGGCAAGGACCCCAGCTTCCCCCGCATCACTGTGAGTGTCTCTGCCCACTGTGGCATTGCCGGCTCCCTGGCATcccctgggagagctgggggatGGGGGCTTGTGGGTCCCCTGTGGTGCTGGCAGGGTTGCCAGAGGGGTGCTCAAGCATGTCAGGGCCCTCATGCTCCATGTCTCCTGCCCAGGTGCTGAAGCCCTACAAGGACAGCCCGGAGGTCCAGGGAAAGGAGGCTCCCGGCCCACAGCCTGCACCCCCCCTGCCTTTTGGGGAGCCATGCCCCGCGCCGCCTCGAGACtacccacagccctgcccaccAGGCACCcggccagctcctgctgcagccctgcccgcaTACAGCACCCACCTGCAGGGTCCTGCTGGCAGCTATGCCACCGTGACGGCCACCGCTTCAGTGACGGTGGCCCTGCACCCCACGCTGCCTGGGTCCTACCCCAACTTTGGCCCAGAAGGCTTCGCCGGTGGCGAGCAGGACTGCCTGGAGGAGCCCAGTGTGCCCAGCACCGGTGGCACTGCCATGCCCGATGCCTTTGAGATGCAGAGCATGGGACGCCACGGGGCAGGCAGCCGGCGCTAGGTGAGCTTGGGGACACGGGCACTCAACCCCAGGGCTCATGCACGGTGGCCTGGGGGTGCGGGTTTGGTTTAGAGGGAGCCAGCTTACCCccactttctctctccccacagGTTGCCAGCTCCTGGGCAAAGCATCTTCCCAGTGCCCGGTGAGCACAGGAGGGTGCAGAGCGGGGTTGCCCGCATCGTGCTGCTAATCGCCGGAGCGGCGATGCCCCCCGGTCTCAGCCAAGGAGGATCGGCCCCCTGTGCCCCCTAAAGGGGctcagcagggcaggctggcaCTTCTATGCAAGCTGTGTGCAGGCCATGCCATGCCCACGTGTCCCCAGCCTGGGGCTGTGCCAACAGTGCCATGTCCCCGTGTGCAGGGTTTGGGGTTACCCTGCCCCGGGCTTGTTGCCCCCCCAGAAATGGAAGCACTAACTCCCCCCTGTCTGTTTCTGGAGCTGCTGGCAAGGCAGGCTTGGTGCCCTGCCAGCTCACCCCTGCGGGGTCACTGCCTGCTCCCCGTCACCTCCTCCTGGGACCCCCCCACCCGGGCCATGTGCTGGGGTGCCCCAACAGGGTGCCCTGGTGCACCCCTTCCTGATAAGGGGGCAGCCCCAGAGCCAGCTGTGCCCTGGAGTGCTGTGGGCAAGGCCTGGGGTGGGCACCCCCCACCTTTATTTATTGCAAAGGGAAACTATCtatagagagatatatatttttaagcttattttaaaagatttatttctcaGCCT is part of the Phalacrocorax aristotelis chromosome 6, bGulAri2.1, whole genome shotgun sequence genome and encodes:
- the PTCH2 gene encoding LOW QUALITY PROTEIN: protein patched homolog 2 (The sequence of the model RefSeq protein was modified relative to this genomic sequence to represent the inferred CDS: inserted 1 base in 1 codon; deleted 1 base in 1 codon); its protein translation is MGAAAAAAANGSGGGGAAPAPPAPXLPFRGAAGGRRHTALRTGTATEHRPRPRRAYGGRRARPHITGVPSPASRPAMPDEPRRSAPPLRAARRKPLPEGRAVGQRAPLWLRARFQALLFALGCRIQRHCGKVLFVGLLVFGALAVGLRVASIETDIEHLWVEAGSRVSQELSYTKEKLGEESVYTSQMLIQTPKRDGENILTQEALQLHLEAALAASKVQVSLYGKSWDLNKICYKSGVPIIENGMIERMIEKLFPCVILTPLDCFWEGSKLQGGSAYLPGRPDIQWSNLDPLQLMEELGQFTSLEGFKELLDKAEVGQAYMERPCLDPRDPQCPPSAPNKQSQQSPDIPAELSGGCHGFSRKFMRWQEELILGGTTKDSQGKLLRAEALQTMFLLMSPRQLFEHFKDDYEIHDISWSEEKAGAILEAWQRKFVELAQDSIPPNATQSVHAFSTTTLNDIMKSFSDVSAIRVAGGYLLMLAYACITMLRWDCSKSQGAVGLAGVLLVALSVASGLGLCSLLGISFNAATTQVLPFLALGIGVDDMFLLAHAFTEMSQHIPFKERTGECLKRTGTSVALTSVSNMIAFFMAALVPIPALRAFSLQAAVVVVFNFAMVLFVFPAILSLDLHRREKRRLDILCCFYSPCSSRVIQIQPQELADANDNHACHPSPYGHPGVATSTQITTTVQAFTRCDPSGHHVVTVLPPTSQVCTSPAVLLPPTDPLGSQVFAPSSSTRDLLAQLDEAKSGRECVPLPFCRWSLADFARDKYAPLLLRTRTKVVVAVLFLALLGLSLYGTTMVHDGLYLTDIVPRDTKAHAFISAQFKYFSFYNMFIVTKGGFHYPGAQAALLSLHQAFSTVKYVVREGNRDLPKMWLHYFQDWLRGLQATFDRDWQAGRITHDSYRNGSEDGALAYKLLIQTGNKKEPFNFNQLTTRRLVDENGIIPPDTFYICLTVWASNDPLGFAASQANFYPPPPEWIHDKYDTTGENLRIPAAQPLEFAQFPFYLSGLRRTADFVEAIESVRAICREAAQRHGVLSYPSGYPFLFWEQYIGLRHWFLLAISILLACTFLVCALLLLNPWTAGIIVSILAMMAVELFGIMGLMGIKLSAIPVVILIASVGIGVEFTVHVALGFLTAAGSRNVRSAAALEHTFAPVMDGAVSTLLGVLMLAGSEFDFIMRYFFAVLTILTLLGLLNGLVLLPVLLSVIGPPPEASPVDNGPRLPPPEPVPPCLGPGGLYVRRAPAWPATFPDPSDTECYMEGVGPGSPRGPFIVPPAPAHILLEAGKDPSFPRITVLKPYKDSPEVQGKEAPGPQPAPPLPFGEPCPAPPRDYPQPCPPGTRPAPAAALPAYSTHLQGPAGSYATVTATASVTVALHPTLPGSYPNFGPEGFAGGEQDCLEEPSVPSTGGTAMPDAFEMQSMGRHGAGSRR